The following nucleotide sequence is from Stigmatopora nigra isolate UIUO_SnigA chromosome 8, RoL_Snig_1.1, whole genome shotgun sequence.
GGGCCAGCCCTTCCTTCAATGTGATTGAATAGAATAGCACGCAAGACTACTGTACAGGCacagccttgtttttttttcctgctagtTTGATTTGTGCAACACACTGCATTGATTTTTGAGGTCAGGAATGGAGGAGGGGACAATCAATACATTACTAGCCTTATCTTTTTGGGAAATATCTCTCACGGGTCCTGGGGGTCTTGGAACCGGAAAATGTGATGTAAGACTACAATATCCTTGTAATATGGAATGGAATATTACTGTTTTAGAAAATGGTTTGGcaacttacatatatataaaggGAACGGAGCATTGATTcctaataaatacatacatataataaatGATACCTGGCAACATGATGCAAAATATGATGTCTACTCTATGTGGACACTAGgtcttgatgttttttttaattaccaagAATAGTCACTTTAATTGGTTTATACTTGTTGCAAATAAAAAGTTTGGTATCCACTGCCAAAAGATATAAAGTATAAATCAACTATAAGGATGGATTTGTTTAAGATGCACGTACTAATGACATATGAGTGGATGGAGCCATGGTGCGTTCAGGGAACATCccttcattttaaatatatagagaTGTATTGATAAATCCCCTGTTTTGGGCGATTTTAAGCATCACCGTTGTAACCTTAGCAACAAAAACTAAAGATAAAAGATGTTTTGGTGTTACCTGTAGCTACTGTTTGAAGCAGTTAAGGTCTGCTTGATGTGTCTGTTGAGAGCGTCAGCGGCCGCCCTGCCTTTTCCGCTAGCCGGTGCCTCATCGCCTTTCCTGTCGGCGGACTTGTCCCTCTTGGCCGGTTCCTTCACCTCCTTCTCCTGGACCTTTTCCTCCAGTTCACTTTTCTCCACGCCACTTTCTATCTCGGCGGACACTCGCTCCATCTTTCCAGCTACCgcggtgctgctgctgctgctaccgGTGGGGGGAGCTAGGCCGGGTTTGGGGATCCACGGGTGGTCGTGTTTCTTCGGGATGGGCCACGCTTTGTAGTCCTTTTGGTACTGGGTCTCCGGGATAAAAGGGCCGGCCGCCGGTTGGTACTCGTTCCTGGGTTTGCAACTTGGCTCCGGGCGCACCTTCCATGCTTTAAAGTCTTGCCGCATGACGGAGGAGGAGGCGTCCGAGGCGGAGGCAGTGGCAGCGGGCGGTGCCTTCACGGCCTCCGCTTGACACTCCGGCCGGCTCTCGGCGGCAGCGGCCCGTTTCGGTTGCTTCTGCTGGACGTCCGAGTATTTGGTGAAAACCAGAGGCACAGCGATGTCCCCCTTGTCCAACTCGCTCCAGAAGCGGTTGATACAGCAAGCGCGCGTGATGCAAGGCCACGCCATGATACTTCAGACTCGGTTGCAGGAAATTAGCGACCTTTCTTCCTGCTTCTGCAGGAGGGTTCGACGATTTGGACGTGTTGAGGATGCACGAAGCAAAGCGACTCCACCCACGTTTTGCACCTGAACGCAACTGCAAGTTTAAACCTACAGGGGGAGTTAACGACACCAATGCCCATGTTTATGTTAAGGGCACTTGTACGATTGGAATTTGGAGTACTACtttcaacaattaaaaataagacGTCTAGAAATGTCATGACTAAACAAGgtcaaaagaaacatttttgtatAAGACACACTTCAATAATAAAGATAGTGATCCGTACCTGTTAGAGCTGATGGCAAAATAAATTTACAGTTGTTTTTGCAAATCACGTATACCTATGAATCAATCATTCATATATATGTAGAAATGGCATGCTAGCAGTGCCTGTGTGGTTTTGTCAGGGTACTCCAAATAAATTATCAGGGTGAATAAAAGATTAAACATCACAACTATCACTACTAACATGAAACTAATGCAGTGTGGCAGTTGCAGTAAAAGCCAACAATAACTGCAGTCTAGTCTATGATTAGTGTTATGGATCTAATAAATTGTTAGAAACGTGTTATTGGCAATTCAGCGCCTCCTCGTGGTCTG
It contains:
- the map6b gene encoding microtubule-associated protein 6 homolog isoform X2 → MAWPCITRACCINRFWSELDKGDIAVPLVFTKYSDVQQKQPKRAAAAESRPECQAEAVKAPPAATASASDASSSVMRQDFKAWKVRPEPSCKPRNEYQPAAGPFIPETQYQKDYKAWPIPKKHDHPWIPKPGLAPPTGSSSSSTAVAGKMERVSAEIESGVEKSELEEKVQEKEVKEPAKRDKSADRKGDEAPASGKGRAAADALNRHIKQTLTASNSSYRAEFQAYKDVKPVKPIKAPSQYKPPAENERGLETSYSATFKGEQVKAQPADNKLLERRRIRSLYNEPGKEAPKDESVAKSSSVVNLL
- the map6b gene encoding microtubule-associated protein 6 homolog isoform X1; its protein translation is MAWPCITRACCINRFWSELDKGDIAVPLVFTKYSDVQQKQPKRAAAAESRPECQAEAVKAPPAATASASDASSSVMRQDFKAWKVRPEPSCKPRNEYQPAAGPFIPETQYQKDYKAWPIPKKHDHPWIPKPGLAPPTGSSSSSTAVAGKMERVSAEIESGVEKSELEEKVQEKEVKEPAKRDKSADRKGDEAPASGKGRAAADALNRHIKQTLTASNSSYRAEFQAYKDVKPVKPIKAPSQYKPPAENERGLETSYSATFKGEQVKAQPADNKLLERRRIRSLYNEPGKEAPKLDKPASRVRPKKATTTKTVKKVKEMKEKKLLAASAKKKEEAEAEAGVTKKNKELSNRLAEAKQ